In Paraburkholderia aromaticivorans, a single window of DNA contains:
- a CDS encoding formylmethanofuran dehydrogenase subunit A: MSTFRLRGGRVFDPANRINGQIADIGVRDGRIVELAAEEAVDREYDVSGMAVMAGGIDMHSHIGGGKVNLARMLMPEDHRSRARREAEANSGELASCGVCTPGTLATGYRYAEMGYTAAFEPAMMASNARHTHLEMGDTPIIDHGAYVMLGNDELFLRMLAQGTDFERIRDYVGWTINATKALGVKVVNPGGISAFKFNQRALDIDETHVHYAITPRQVLQTLARALTDMRVPHPLHIHASNLGVPGNVESTLATIDALEGLPGHLTHIQFHSYGVEGPRKFSSAAERIADAVNANPNVSIDVGQIMFGQTVTASGDIMKQVKQAEFASPRKWIAGDIECDAGCGVVPFRYREQSYVNALQWTIGLELFLMVKNPWQITLTTDHPNGGPFTSYPHLIRLLMDKSFRDEQLAKLHPDVAQQAALASMTRELSFDEIAILTRAAPARLLGLRDRGRLNAGAAADIAVYREQADREAMFTAPEYVFKDGELVARNGRIVATPAGGTHYVEPEFDRSIERTLAEYSDTYLAFNFRHAAIGRDELCSCCNGGRLLPAACSVHPHEPAGQQS; the protein is encoded by the coding sequence ATGAGCACATTTCGTTTGCGCGGCGGCCGGGTGTTCGATCCGGCCAACCGGATCAACGGACAGATCGCGGATATCGGCGTGCGCGACGGCCGCATCGTCGAGCTGGCCGCTGAAGAAGCCGTGGATCGCGAATACGATGTCAGCGGCATGGCCGTGATGGCGGGGGGCATCGATATGCATTCGCACATCGGCGGCGGCAAGGTCAATCTCGCGCGCATGCTGATGCCGGAAGATCATCGGTCGCGGGCGCGACGGGAGGCTGAAGCCAATTCTGGCGAACTCGCGTCGTGCGGCGTCTGCACGCCCGGTACGCTCGCCACCGGCTATCGCTACGCCGAGATGGGCTATACCGCTGCGTTCGAGCCGGCGATGATGGCTTCGAATGCGCGTCACACCCACCTTGAAATGGGCGATACACCGATCATCGATCACGGTGCGTACGTGATGCTCGGCAACGACGAGCTGTTTTTGCGCATGCTTGCGCAAGGCACGGACTTCGAACGCATTCGCGACTATGTGGGCTGGACGATCAACGCGACGAAGGCGCTCGGCGTCAAGGTCGTGAATCCCGGTGGGATCTCAGCGTTCAAGTTCAACCAGCGCGCGCTGGATATTGACGAAACCCATGTGCATTACGCAATTACGCCGCGCCAGGTTCTGCAGACACTGGCCCGCGCGCTGACCGACATGCGTGTGCCGCATCCGCTGCACATTCATGCCAGCAATCTCGGTGTGCCGGGTAACGTCGAGTCGACGCTCGCCACCATCGACGCCCTCGAAGGACTGCCGGGGCATCTCACGCATATTCAGTTTCATAGCTATGGTGTCGAGGGTCCGCGCAAGTTTTCTTCGGCGGCCGAGCGGATCGCCGACGCGGTCAACGCGAATCCCAATGTGTCGATCGACGTCGGCCAGATCATGTTCGGACAGACGGTGACCGCATCTGGCGACATCATGAAGCAGGTCAAACAGGCCGAGTTTGCGTCGCCGCGCAAATGGATCGCTGGCGACATCGAATGCGATGCGGGTTGCGGTGTCGTACCGTTTCGCTATCGCGAGCAAAGCTACGTCAACGCATTGCAATGGACGATCGGGCTCGAACTGTTCCTGATGGTGAAGAACCCGTGGCAGATTACCTTGACCACCGATCATCCGAACGGCGGCCCCTTCACCAGCTATCCCCACCTGATCCGACTGCTGATGGACAAATCGTTCCGTGACGAACAGCTCGCGAAGCTGCATCCCGATGTCGCGCAGCAAGCCGCGCTGGCGAGCATGACGCGCGAACTGAGTTTCGACGAGATCGCCATCCTGACGCGCGCCGCCCCAGCCAGGTTGCTCGGCCTGCGCGACCGTGGACGTCTGAATGCGGGCGCTGCCGCCGATATCGCCGTGTATCGCGAGCAGGCCGACCGTGAGGCGATGTTTACCGCGCCCGAGTATGTGTTCAAGGATGGCGAACTGGTCGCGCGCAACGGCCGCATCGTCGCGACGCCCGCCGGCGGCACGCACTATGTCGAGCCGGAGTTCGACCGCTCGATCGAGCGCACGCTGGCCGAATACAGCGATACCTATCTGGCGTTCAACTTCCGTCACGCCGCGATCGGCCGCGACGAGTTGTGCTCGTGCTGCAACGGCGGCCGGCTGCTGCCCGCCGCGTGCAGCGTCCACCCGCACGAGCCTGCGGGACAGCAATCATGA